From the Prochlorococcus sp. MIT 1223 genome, the window ATTTTACTTCTAGATGAACCTACAAATGACCTAGATATTCAAACTCTTAGCATATTAGAGGACTTTATAGAAACATTTAAAGGCTGCGTTATTGTTGTCTCACATGATCGATATTTTCTTGACCGAGTAGTTAATAGGATTTTCAATCTTCGGGAAAAGGAATTAAAGCGTTATGAAGGTAATTATAGTGACTTCCTTGCAAAAAATGAAGAGTCTAATAAATCAGGGAAAGATTTAATGGTAAATAAACATAGAGAGATGGATGTGTTAGCAGAAAAAGTAAATAATCAAAAATCTACTATCTCTATAAATTTAAGGAATCAATCAATTAATCCGAAACCTAGAAAAAGAAGTTTCAAAGAAAATCTAGAGCTTAAAAATATAAATAAAGAATTACCTTTACTTGAAGAAAGTAAGAATAGATTAGAGATTAAAATATCAACAGGAGATGGAAATATTATAGAACAAAGTAAAGAATTAGCTAATTTAATCGAGAGTATAAATAAATATGAGGAAAGATGGCTTGAATTAAGTGATATCTCTTACGATTAGAATAGAATAAGTATATTCAAAAGAGAAGGTCTAGGTAATATTAAAGATATACTTTACCAAGGTAATATTTGACCATTAGCATGCCAAAAGGTACCCGTATTAATTAAAGATAAAGAATCAATTCGATCAATTAGACCGGTTGCTGATTGCTTAGTAGTTATACCATTAGAGATAAATCCGGTCATACGAGTACTAACTAATCCAGGATGTAAAATAGCGACAGATATGCCCTTAGGATGTAAATCAATAGACAAAGATTTACCAGCCATACAAAGAGCTGCTTTTGACATTCTATATCCATACGAACCACCTGAAGTATTATCCTCAATAGACCCCATTCTACTTGTAATTAATATTATTTTTGATCCTTGCTTTAAATTGTCAATCATTGCTCTTGTAAAACATAATGGGCTCAAAGCATTAACTTCAAATTGCCTCTTTATACTTTCTGGATTAATATCTGATAATGTATTGGATTCATGAATACCTGCATTGTGAATTAAAACATCTATTTTTTGACCCTTAAGTTTATCTCTAAATTTAATAACTGAATTACCCGAGCTAATATCAACTCCTATCTCGAC encodes:
- a CDS encoding SDR family oxidoreductase, encoding MSTYLVTGSNRGIGLELCRQLKARGEEVIATCRKSSNELDDLNLRVEIGVDISSGNSVIKFRDKLKGQKIDVLIHNAGIHESNTLSDINPESIKRQFEVNALSPLCFTRAMIDNLKQGSKIILITSRMGSIEDNTSGGSYGYRMSKAALCMAGKSLSIDLHPKGISVAILHPGLVSTRMTGFISNGITTKQSATGLIDRIDSLSLINTGTFWHANGQILPW